The Corvus hawaiiensis isolate bCorHaw1 chromosome 10, bCorHaw1.pri.cur, whole genome shotgun sequence genome includes a window with the following:
- the P2RY1 gene encoding P2Y purinoceptor 1 has product MTEVLLSAALNGTEPNLLSSGSWSAGNVTTKCSLTKTGFQFYYLPTVYILVFITGFLGNSVAIWMFVFHMKPWSGISVYMFNLALADFLYVLTLPALIFYYFNKTDWIFGDIMCKLQRFIFHVNLYGSILFLTCISVHRYTGVVHPLKSLGRLKKKNAVYISSLVWVLVVAVISPILFYSGTGIRKNKTITCYDTTADDYLRSYFIYSMCTTVLMFCIPFIVILGCYGLIVKALIYKDLDNSPLRRKSIYLVIIVLTVFAVSYLPFHVMKTLNLRARVDFQTPDMCAFNDKVYATYQVTRGLASLNSCVDPILYFLAGDTFRRRLSRATRKSSRRSEHNVQSKSEEMTLNILSEYKQNGDTSL; this is encoded by the coding sequence ATGACCGAAGtccttctctctgctgctctgaacGGAACTGAGCCCAACCTGTTATCCAGCGGCAGCTGGTCTGCGGGAAACGTCACCACCAAGTGCTCCCTGACCAAAACCGGCTTCCAGTTCTATTACCTGCCCACCGTCTACATTTTGGTCTTCATCACTGGGTTTTTGGGCAACAGTGTGGCTATCTGGATGTTTGTCTTCCACATGAAGCCTTGGAGCGGCATCTCGGTTTACATGTTCAACTTGGCACTAGCCGATTTCTTGTATGTCTTGACTTTGCCCGCCCTCATCTTTTACTACTTCAACAAAACAGACTGGATCTTCGGAGATATCATGTGCAAGCTGCAGAGGTTCATCTTCCACGTGAACCTGTACGGCAGTATTCTGTTTCTAACCTGCATAAGCGTGCACAGGTACACAGGAGTGGTGCACCCCTTGAAGTCGCTGGGGAGGCTGAAGAAGAAGAACGCGGTGTACATCAGCAGCCTGGTCTGGGTCCTTGTGGTGGCTGTGATTTCTCCAATACTCTTCTACTCGGGAACAGggataaggaaaaataaaaccataacgTGCTATGACACAACAGCTGATGATTACCTGAGAAGTTACTTCATTTACAGCATGTGCACCACAGTGCTGATGTTCTGCATCCCCTTCATAGTGATTCTTGGTTGCTATGGGCTCATCGTGAAAGCTTTGATTTACAAAGATTTGGACAATTCTCCTCTCAGGAGAAAATCGATTTACCTGGTCATTATTGTGTTGACGGTCTTTGCAGTGTCTTACCTTCCCTTCCACGTGATGAAGACCTTAAATCTAAGGGCCAGGGTGGATTTTCAAACCCCAGATATGTGTGCCTTCAACGACAAGGTTTATGCCACTTACCAAGTGACGAGGGGCCTGGCCAGCCTCAACAGCTGTGTCGACCCCATCCTTTACTTCCTGGCAGGTGACACCTTCCGAAGGCGGCTTTCCAGGGCGACCAGGAAATCATCCAGAAGGAGCGAACACAATGTGCAGTCCAAAAGTGAGGAAAtgactctcaatattttatcaGAGTATAAACAGAACGGAGATACCAGTTTGTGA